The nucleotide window GAGACCGCCCAGGTCCTCGAGCGGGGCCTGAGTGTTCATCGCGTCGACGACGGTCTTCCCGCTCCAGTCGGGCAATGCTTTTGCGACCTCCGGGTGCGACTCGAAACGGACTGCCAAAAAGATGACGTCTGCCTTGACGGCTTCGGCCACGGTTGTGGGAATGATCGTCGGTCCGATCGCGGCCGCATCGGCTGCAAAGCTTGCCGGATCGCGCGTGGTTGCAACGGCCACTTCGATGCCTTTGCGGGCGAACGCCCTGGCAAGTGCGTGGCCGATCTTGCCGAAGCCAATGATGGCGTAACTCATAGGTTCCTCCTTCGTTTCCCGTTGCGCTCAGAGCTTGTAACCGCCGCTCGCTTCAATTGTCTGGCCGGTCACCCAATGGCCTTCGTCCGAGGCCAGGAACGCCACGACGGCGGCGATTTCCGAAGGCTCGCCAAAGCGGCCCAGCGCGATCTGGGCTTCGACCGCCTTGACGAGTTCGGGATTCTGCCGAAAATCGGCGTTCGCATCGGTTCGCGTGAAGCCCGGCGCTACGGCGTTCGCGGTGATGCCGCGCGGCCCCAGTTCGATGGCGAGCGTATGCGTCAGCGTGTTGATGGCCGCTTTTGCCATCGAGTAGACGGGCGCAACCGTCACGGGCTTGGTGGCGGCAGCGGAAGAAATGTTGATGATGCGTCCGCCTTCGGCGAGGCGATCGAGCGCGGCCTGAACGATGAAGAAGGGCGCGCGCGCGTAGACCGCCATCAAGGTATCCCAACTTTCCGGCGTCGCTTCCCTGAAGCCAAGCCAGCCGGTATTGCCCGCGTTATTGACCAGAATGTCGAGGGTTGTGCTGCCGTTGCGCCGGGTGAATTCGTCGTCGAGATTCTCGAACAAGGCGGGGACGGTGGCCGGATCGACGAGATCCGCATGGATCGCGAACGCGGTGCCTCCCGCTTTCTCAATGGCCGCGACCGCTTCATCCGCGCTCGATTTGCTTGCGTTGTAGGTGAGCGCGACTGTCGCACCGTCCATTGCAAGACGTTCTGCGATGGCGCGGCCGATGCCCCGCGATGCACCGGTAACAAGCGCTGTTTTGCCCTTTAGCGATGGTGTCATCGTTTTTTCTCCTCAGAGTTGCGCGAGACCACCGTCGACGGCGACCTCGCTGGCGGTCATGAAACTGCTGTCCGATGACGCGAGAAAGGCGGCTACCGCCCCGATCTCCGCTGGATCGGCCATACGCTGAAGCGGATTCATCGAGGCGAAGACCTTCTGGCCTTCTTCGCCTAGCGCTGCCTTCGCGAGTTCGGTCGCGGTCGGCCCGGGCGACAGCACGTTGACCCGGATGCCGGTGCCCTTCAGGTCTTCGGCCCAGGTCCGGGCGAGGTTGCGCACCGCTGCCTTGCTCGCGCTGTAGGCCGCGAATGCCGGCGCTCCCGTGGTGCCGGCGCTCGATCCGGTCAGGATGATCGAACCGCCTGGGCCCATCAGCGGCAGCGCCTTCTGCACCGTAAAGATCGTTCCTTTGACATTGGTGTCGAACGTGTCGTCGATGTGCCCGGCGGTGATCTGACCGAGCGGAAGCGGGCTTCCAGTTCCGGCGTTGGCGAAGACGATGTCGAGCGTTCCGCGCTCGGCCTTCACCGCTGCATAAAGCCGGTCGAGGTCGGCGAGGCTCGAGACCGAGCCGTTCACCGCGCGGGCATTCGGCCCAAGTTCGGCCACACCGGCGTCGAGCGCTTCCTGGCGGCGGCCGAAGATGAAGACAAAGGCGCCTTCCTCGATGAAGCGCCTCGCTGCGGCACGGCCGATACCGGTGCCGCCGCCGGTGATCACGGCGGTCTTTCCATTCAGTCTGTTCATTCGTGCATCCTTCGA belongs to Paraburkholderia sp. SOS3 and includes:
- a CDS encoding NADPH-dependent F420 reductase; the encoded protein is MSYAIIGFGKIGHALARAFARKGIEVAVATTRDPASFAADAAAIGPTIIPTTVAEAVKADVIFLAVRFESHPEVAKALPDWSGKTVVDAMNTQAPLEDLGGLPSSAFVARTFTGASVVKGFNHLVAAVLDQDPAVHGGRRVVFLASDDDGGAAGKIGALAQQLGFAPIQLGGLSEGGLLVHGRGKTWGHLIFKDLIAFGR
- a CDS encoding SDR family NAD(P)-dependent oxidoreductase; this translates as MTPSLKGKTALVTGASRGIGRAIAERLAMDGATVALTYNASKSSADEAVAAIEKAGGTAFAIHADLVDPATVPALFENLDDEFTRRNGSTTLDILVNNAGNTGWLGFREATPESWDTLMAVYARAPFFIVQAALDRLAEGGRIINISSAAATKPVTVAPVYSMAKAAINTLTHTLAIELGPRGITANAVAPGFTRTDANADFRQNPELVKAVEAQIALGRFGEPSEIAAVVAFLASDEGHWVTGQTIEASGGYKL
- a CDS encoding SDR family NAD(P)-dependent oxidoreductase translates to MNRLNGKTAVITGGGTGIGRAAARRFIEEGAFVFIFGRRQEALDAGVAELGPNARAVNGSVSSLADLDRLYAAVKAERGTLDIVFANAGTGSPLPLGQITAGHIDDTFDTNVKGTIFTVQKALPLMGPGGSIILTGSSAGTTGAPAFAAYSASKAAVRNLARTWAEDLKGTGIRVNVLSPGPTATELAKAALGEEGQKVFASMNPLQRMADPAEIGAVAAFLASSDSSFMTASEVAVDGGLAQL